One genomic segment of Rhipicephalus microplus isolate Deutch F79 unplaced genomic scaffold, USDA_Rmic scaffold_41, whole genome shotgun sequence includes these proteins:
- the LOC142786998 gene encoding uncharacterized protein LOC142786998: MSRATFNELLIAEVAKRPILWDVKSKHFRNKQKKMILWEEVAEILKEVDGSRESRKKELETVDDELNAVRNVIAAHKAMDANGLFLLSLKPYLQSTPQEMLTDLKMDLLHICSTYSEGRRPLSLRSYDW, from the exons ATGTCTCGCGCTACTTTCAATGAGTTGTTGATTGCTGAAGTTGCTAAACGGCCTATTCTTTGGGACGTAAAGAGTAAACATTTCCGGAATAAGCAGAAGAAGATGATCCTCTGGGAAGAAGTTGCCGAGATTCTTAAAGAAGTCGATGGATCTC GAGAATCA CGAAAAAAAGAATTGGAAACTGTCGACGACGAACTGAACGCAGTGCGCAACGTCATTGCGGCTCACAAGGCGATGGACGCTAACGGGTTATTTCTTTTGTCTTTGAAACCATACCTGCAAAGCACGCCACAAGAAATGCTCACAGATTTGAAGATGGATCTACTTCATATTTGCTCCACCTATAGCGAGGGGCGCCGTCCTCTTTCACTGCGTTCATACGATTGGTGA